The Amycolatopsis mongoliensis genome includes a window with the following:
- a CDS encoding error-prone DNA polymerase — protein MAFNNPSVPWSEVERIASGRPPAPGDGNDAPAWSRKREGYAGAPADLRDRKTRDDAGDRIRAPYAELHVHSNFSFLDGASHPETLVEEAARLELDALVLTDHDGMYGAVRFNDAARELGVRVGFGAELSLDLPGPQAGEPDPAGSHLLVLARQQEGYHRLCKVISHAQIAGGEKGRPVYDLEELVDELAGHVVVLTGCRKGPVRRALAAHGPAAARAELGRLADWFGPRHVAVELIDHRLPLDDAANDHLAAMAKELRLPTVVSNNAHYARPEDAAVADLVAAVRARRSAEELEGWRPPSGQAFLRSGMEQRRRFERRYPGAVGRAAVLGVEVAFDLKLVAPDLPPFPVPPGHDEMSFLTELTWRGAGKRYGSREENPKAYAQLDHELAIIEKLGFPGYFLVVWDIVRFCKEADILCQGRGSAANSAVCYALEICHADPVKWNLLFERFLAPERDGPPDIDIDIESGRREEAIQYVYEKHGRFHAAQVANVITYRAPSAIRDAAKALGHSPGQQDAYSKLVDRWGGTKQQTAGEIPADVLDLAARIEDFPRHLGIHSGGMVISKQPVSEVVPVEWATMADRSVLQWDKDDCATVGLVKFDLLGLGMLSALHYTIDLVAEHHESTVDMGKLDLADPNVYDMLCEADAVGVFQVESRAQLATLPRLRPRKFYDLVVEVALIRPGPIQGGSVHPYIRRRRGEEEWQHAHPLLASSLDRTLGVPLFQEQVMQMAVDVASFTPAEADQLRRAMGAKRSSAKMKALMARFFAGCEANGLDRELATRIFEQIHAFSGYGFPEAHSMSFALLVYASAWFKRYYPAAFCAGLLRAQPMGFYSPQSLVADARRHGVRVREPDIDASLAHATLEPDPDSTGGVALRLGLAGVRHLGEDTADRIVAERDANGPYAGVGDLTRRVGLKKNAVEALATAGAFGGDRRQDLWAAGAAAATRPGHLPGLAPGLDAPALPGMTRLEVTAADLWATGVSPDSHPVEYLRGLLTARGAITTAELTRVPDGTRVWVGGAVTHRQRPATAGGITFLNLEDETGMANVLVSPGLWQRQRLVARTSAALLVRGQAQAAEGVVTLVADRLETLDLSMRPGPSRDFR, from the coding sequence GTGGCGTTCAACAATCCGAGTGTGCCGTGGTCCGAAGTGGAGCGGATCGCCTCCGGGCGACCGCCGGCTCCCGGCGACGGCAACGACGCCCCGGCGTGGTCGCGCAAACGCGAAGGGTACGCCGGGGCGCCCGCGGACCTGCGGGACCGGAAGACCCGGGACGACGCCGGCGACCGGATCCGCGCCCCCTACGCCGAGCTGCACGTCCACTCCAACTTCAGCTTCCTCGACGGCGCGAGCCATCCCGAGACGCTCGTCGAGGAGGCCGCGCGGCTCGAGCTCGACGCCCTCGTCCTCACCGACCACGACGGCATGTACGGCGCCGTCCGGTTCAACGACGCCGCCCGCGAGCTCGGCGTCCGGGTCGGGTTCGGCGCCGAGCTGTCGCTCGACCTGCCCGGGCCGCAGGCCGGCGAACCGGACCCGGCCGGGTCGCACCTGCTGGTGCTCGCCCGGCAGCAGGAGGGCTACCACCGGCTCTGCAAGGTCATCTCCCACGCGCAGATCGCGGGCGGGGAGAAGGGCCGGCCCGTCTACGACCTCGAGGAGCTGGTCGACGAGCTGGCCGGGCACGTCGTCGTGCTCACCGGGTGCCGCAAGGGGCCGGTCCGGAGGGCGCTCGCCGCGCACGGGCCCGCCGCCGCGCGGGCCGAGCTGGGCCGGCTCGCCGACTGGTTCGGGCCGCGGCACGTCGCCGTCGAGCTGATCGACCACCGGCTGCCCCTCGACGACGCGGCCAACGACCACCTCGCCGCGATGGCGAAGGAGCTGCGGCTGCCGACCGTCGTCTCGAACAACGCGCACTACGCCCGCCCGGAGGACGCCGCCGTGGCCGACCTGGTCGCCGCCGTCCGGGCGCGGCGGTCGGCCGAGGAGCTCGAAGGCTGGCGGCCGCCGTCGGGGCAGGCGTTCCTGCGCTCCGGGATGGAACAGCGACGCCGCTTCGAGCGACGCTATCCCGGCGCGGTCGGGCGCGCCGCCGTCCTCGGCGTCGAGGTCGCGTTCGACCTGAAGCTCGTCGCCCCCGACCTCCCGCCGTTCCCGGTGCCGCCCGGCCACGACGAGATGTCGTTCCTGACCGAGCTGACCTGGCGCGGCGCGGGGAAGCGCTACGGGTCGCGGGAGGAGAACCCGAAGGCCTACGCCCAGCTCGACCACGAGCTCGCCATCATCGAAAAACTCGGCTTCCCCGGCTACTTCCTGGTGGTGTGGGACATCGTCCGGTTCTGCAAGGAGGCGGACATCCTCTGCCAGGGCCGCGGCTCGGCGGCGAACTCCGCGGTCTGCTACGCCCTGGAAATCTGCCACGCCGACCCGGTGAAGTGGAACCTGCTGTTCGAACGCTTCCTGGCGCCGGAGCGGGACGGGCCGCCGGACATCGACATCGACATCGAGTCCGGCCGCCGCGAGGAGGCCATCCAGTACGTCTACGAGAAGCACGGCCGCTTCCACGCCGCGCAGGTCGCCAACGTCATCACCTACCGGGCGCCGTCGGCGATCCGCGACGCCGCGAAAGCCCTGGGACACAGTCCCGGGCAGCAGGACGCCTACAGCAAGCTCGTCGACCGCTGGGGTGGCACGAAGCAGCAGACGGCCGGCGAGATCCCCGCCGACGTCCTCGACCTGGCCGCCCGGATCGAGGACTTCCCGCGCCACCTCGGCATCCACTCCGGCGGCATGGTGATCTCGAAACAGCCGGTCTCCGAGGTGGTCCCGGTCGAATGGGCGACCATGGCCGACCGCAGCGTCCTGCAGTGGGACAAGGACGACTGCGCGACCGTCGGCCTGGTCAAGTTCGACCTGCTCGGCCTCGGCATGCTGTCCGCGCTGCACTACACGATCGACCTCGTCGCCGAGCACCACGAGTCTACTGTGGACATGGGCAAGCTCGACCTGGCCGACCCGAACGTCTACGACATGCTCTGCGAGGCCGACGCGGTCGGAGTGTTCCAAGTGGAGTCACGCGCGCAGCTGGCGACGTTGCCGCGGTTGCGGCCGAGGAAGTTCTACGACCTCGTCGTCGAGGTCGCGCTGATCCGGCCCGGCCCGATCCAGGGCGGCTCGGTGCACCCGTACATCCGGCGCCGCCGCGGGGAAGAGGAGTGGCAGCACGCCCACCCGCTGCTGGCGTCCAGCCTGGACCGGACGCTCGGGGTGCCGCTGTTCCAGGAACAGGTGATGCAGATGGCCGTCGACGTCGCGAGCTTCACCCCCGCCGAAGCCGACCAGCTGCGCCGCGCCATGGGCGCCAAGCGGTCCAGCGCGAAGATGAAGGCGCTGATGGCGCGGTTCTTCGCCGGCTGCGAAGCCAACGGTCTCGACCGCGAACTGGCGACGCGCATCTTCGAGCAGATCCACGCCTTTTCCGGCTACGGCTTCCCCGAAGCGCACTCGATGTCGTTCGCGTTGCTGGTGTACGCGTCAGCGTGGTTCAAGCGCTACTACCCGGCCGCCTTCTGCGCCGGGCTCCTGCGCGCCCAGCCGATGGGCTTCTACAGCCCGCAGTCCCTGGTGGCCGACGCGCGCCGCCACGGCGTCCGCGTCCGGGAGCCGGACATCGACGCCAGCCTCGCACACGCCACCCTCGAACCCGACCCCGACAGTACCGGCGGCGTCGCGCTTCGCCTGGGCCTCGCCGGGGTCCGGCACCTCGGCGAGGACACCGCGGACCGGATCGTCGCCGAGCGCGACGCGAACGGCCCGTACGCCGGGGTCGGCGACCTCACCCGCCGCGTCGGGCTGAAGAAGAACGCCGTCGAAGCTCTGGCCACCGCGGGCGCGTTCGGCGGCGACCGGCGCCAGGACCTCTGGGCCGCGGGCGCCGCGGCGGCCACCCGGCCCGGGCACCTGCCCGGCCTGGCCCCGGGCCTCGACGCGCCCGCGCTGCCGGGCATGACGCGGCTGGAGGTCACCGCCGCGGACCTGTGGGCCACCGGCGTCTCCCCGGACAGCCACCCCGTCGAATACCTGCGCGGGCTGCTCACCGCGCGCGGCGCGATCACGACGGCCGAGCTCACGCGGGTGCCGGACGGGACACGGGTGTGGGTCGGCGGCGCGGTCACCCACCGGCAGCGCCCGGCGACCGCCGGCGGGATCACCTTCCTCAACCTCGAGGACGAGACGGGCATGGCCAACGTCCTCGTCTCGCCCGGCCTGTGGCAGCGGCAGCGCCTGGTCGCCCGCACCAGCGCCGCGCTGCTCGTCCGCGGGCAGGCGCAGGCCGCCGAAGGTGTCGTCACGCTCGTCGCCGACCGCCTCGAAACCCTCGATCTTTCGATGCGGCCGGGGCCGTCCCGGGACTTTCGTTGA